In the archaeon BMS3Bbin15 genome, one interval contains:
- a CDS encoding putative transposase DNA-binding domain protein, with translation MYTLSNKVNFDKLFIGKPLAKSISDVSWNMLQSFTAYKAEWVGKVVTFVNPKNTSQECSSCGKIVKKILNIKIHNCPYCGLILDRHVNAAINILHRGMKKVGLGYTDLMPVRGLAQVPPMTQEAHEFSRG, from the coding sequence ATGTACACCCTCTCAAATAAAGTCAATTTCGATAAGTTATTTATCGGTAAGCCCTTAGCTAAATCCATATCAGACGTGTCATGGAATATGTTGCAATCGTTCACTGCGTACAAGGCAGAGTGGGTCGGTAAAGTAGTAACTTTTGTAAATCCTAAAAACACGTCTCAAGAATGTTCCTCGTGTGGTAAAATAGTCAAGAAAATCCTTAATATTAAAATACATAACTGTCCTTACTGTGGGTTGATTCTTGATAGACATGTTAATGCTGCCATAAATATATTACATAGAGGAATGAAAAAAGTAGGGTTGGGATACACTGATTTGATGCCTGTTCGAGGTCTAGCACAAGTTCCACCTATGACTCAGGAAGCCCACGAATTTAGTC